Within Candidatus Bathyarchaeia archaeon, the genomic segment AAACTACCAGTCTGAGCGAGGTTAGGTCATGTTTCTTAGGCCACTCCTCCCCGTACTTCATCAAAGCCCTTATCCCTGTTGGGGAGGTCCAAAGCTGGGTCACCCTGTTCCTTTCTATGACACTCCACCATACGTCAGGGGATGGGTAGTCCGGTACGCCTTCAAACATGATCGTTGAGCAGCCGATGAGCAGGGGGGCGTAAACCACGTAGCTGTGGCCGACGATCCATCCTATGTCCGAGGTTGACCACCACACGTCCGTAGGCCTCATGTCGTACACCCATTTACCCATGGCGTATATGTACACTTGATAGCTTCCATGGGTTTGAACCGTTCCCTTCGGCTTAGCGGTGGTGCCGGAGGTGTATAGGATGAAGGCTAGGTCGTTGGCGTCCATCATTTCGAAACCTCTTTCATGGCCTTTCCCCAGATCCAACGCTTCATCCCAGAAGAGGTCTCTGCCCTTCTTCATAGAGGGGCCCCCCACGCCTCTTTTATAGACGATCACCTTCTCAACGGTGTTTGGGGTTTTCAACGCTTGGTCTACCACCTCTTTTAGCTTCACCGGCTTACCCCTTCTAAGCCCAATGTCGGCTGTGATCAAAACCTTGGGTTCCGCGTCTTGGATTCTGTCAGATAAGGCAGCGGATCCAAATCCTCCGAAAACCACTGAGTGTATGGCTCCGATTCTCGTGGCCGCCAGCATGGCCACCGCGGCTTCTGGAATCATGGGCATGTAAATTGATACCCTGTCTCCTTTCTTTATCCCTAACGCCCTAAGAGAGGCGGAGAGTTTCTCCACTTCGTACATCAACCTATTGTATGTTAGCACCCTAGTTTCACCTGTTTCCCCGCACTCCCAGATGATGGCCGCCTTGTTTCCGAAGCCCCGGTGCCTCACGTTGTAGTCTACGCAGTTGTAGCTTAGGTTCGTCGCTCCGCCGATGAACCATCTGAAGTGGGGATACTTCCATTCGAAAACCCTGTCCCACCTCTTAAACCAGTAAAGCTCCTCAGCAACCTCGCCCCAAAAGCCCTCCGGATCCTTCAAAGCCCTTTCAACTATCCGTCTAACAGGGGGAGGATACTTGGTCCAATACTCTTTTCCTGACATTTCTCCGTCACCTGGCTGAGGATGCTTCGCTACGCAGAACCGGTATATAAACTGTTAGCAAAGCAAACGTCTAAACGTCACATGGCGGTTTATAAACGTCAATATCTTCGGTTATATTTATATGAAATCGCCGTTTTGGTATTGAAATGGATGAAGGCGGAAGGGTTGGACGACGCTTCGATAAGCCGTGAAAACGTGCTGAGAAGAGGGGCTAAATGCGTTAAGGGATTGGACGCGAGGAGGTCCAACATCTACATAGCGGCCTCGATAAAGGAGCTCATTAAAGGCTCTTTAGGCCCAGAGGGAAGGGATAAATTAATCGTTAACCCGAAGGAGGGGCCTGCCCTAACCAGCGACGGATACATTATGTTACGGAGAATGAAGGAGCTGGCGGACCACCCTGTTGTAAACATACTTTACGAAGCCACCTTCGCCATGAAAAACGAGTACGGCGACGGAAAGAAGTCTATCCTCATCTTGGCCGGCGAGCTCCTTAAGAAAGCTTACACCATGATAGGTAAGAAGATACATCCCGCCATCATTGTGGAAGGCTACAGCAAAGCAGCCTCCAAAGCCCTAGAGGCGCTAAGGGAGATGTCAGAGCCTCTTTCCACTCATGACGTCGATGGACTGCGTTCTTTAGCTAAGACGGCTATGTGTGGAGGGCTGTCTGACGTAGAGGCGGAAAGGTTGGCTGAGCTCGCTGCTCATACTATACAACGTTTAAGCTTCGGATCCTCTAAGGCAAGCTCATTAGAACTGGACATGGTGAAGTTGATCTCCATTCCCGGTGGAGCTGTATCTGACAGCGAGCTAGTAGAAGGAGTGGTGATAAAAAATGATGTCTTACATCAAAACATGCCTAGGAGGGTGGAGAACGCGGGAATCGCCTTGATGACTATGCCCTTGGAGATGAAAAAGGTGACATATACCCATGATGGAGCCAAACTGGAGATCCTCACTCCGGAGAATTGGACTCAATTCCTAGACGAGGAGCGTAAATGTATGCTAGGATTGGTTGAGGCGTTGGAAAAAGCTGGAGCCAAGCTGGTGCTGACCCAGTGGGACATAGATAACTATGTTCAATACGAGTTGGCGGAGAGGGGGATAATGGCGGCTGAACGTGTAAAGGAGGAAGACCTCCTGTTGGTGGCGAAGGCGACGGACGCCAAGCTGATTAAAGAGCAGGGCGCTGTTTCACCGGAGTTCATCGGGTTCGCTGGATTGGTTGAGGAAAAACGAGTTCAGGGAACCCGCCCTGCTGAAAGACGCTGGATCTTCATTAGGAATTGTCGGAACCCTCGATCTGCGACGATTATCGTTAGAGGCGTCGTCGAGGAGAGAAATAAGGAAGTTGGAAGATCGCTGAAAAACGCCTTAAGGGTTTTAAAAGCCTTCTTGGAGGAAGGCGCTATTGTTGGAGGCGCTGGATCAACTGAGATGGAGCTCTCATTTAGGCTTCGGTCATGGGCGCGGGGACTTCCGGGAAAGGAGCAAATAGCTGCCTTAGCTTTCGCCGATGCCCTCGAAGAGATCCCAGCGATTTTAGCCGAAAACTTGGGGTTAGATCCACTCGAAACTGTCATGAAGCTCAGGGCTGAACACCACGCGGGTAAGAAGTGGGCTGGAGTCGACGCGAGGAAGAGAACAATTTGTGAAGATGTTTTAAAAGAAGGCATCATAGAACCATACCCCTTAAAGGCCCAGGTCATCAAGACCGCCGCTGAAATATCAACCCTCCTCTTGAGAATAGACGATCAAATATACGCCTCACGAAGTCGGGAGGCTAGAAAGCCAAGAGAAATACCCCAAGATAAGAGATGATCATTGCAAACCCTACATATCTTTAAATGAAGACGAGTTCTTGATAGAGAGGATTCTCAGGAGAAGAAATAAACATTACTACTTATAGGGGATGGAAGTGAGAAAATGGTTGGCAGGATGGGATTATATCGCACCTAAATGATATTTAAATCATGATAATACATCCTATGTACGAAAATTTTTTATATCAAACGGGCCAATACAGCTAGAACTGAGGGAAAATGCATTTGGGTAAGGAAGAGAAGGTTTCTAGGCGGGGTTATGTGAAGTATGCTGCGGCCGGTGTTGTTGTCGTGGCCGTGGCGGCTGGAGGAGCATACTACGCGACGAG encodes:
- the acs gene encoding acetate--CoA ligase; protein product: MSGKEYWTKYPPPVRRIVERALKDPEGFWGEVAEELYWFKRWDRVFEWKYPHFRWFIGGATNLSYNCVDYNVRHRGFGNKAAIIWECGETGETRVLTYNRLMYEVEKLSASLRALGIKKGDRVSIYMPMIPEAAVAMLAATRIGAIHSVVFGGFGSAALSDRIQDAEPKVLITADIGLRRGKPVKLKEVVDQALKTPNTVEKVIVYKRGVGGPSMKKGRDLFWDEALDLGKGHERGFEMMDANDLAFILYTSGTTAKPKGTVQTHGSYQVYIYAMGKWVYDMRPTDVWWSTSDIGWIVGHSYVVYAPLLIGCSTIMFEGVPDYPSPDVWWSVIERNRVTQLWTSPTGIRALMKYGEEWPKKHDLTSLRLVVSAGEVLNPPAWEWLQKKVLDDRVPVIDHMWQTESSGPMVGNPYGICLMPIKPGSATIPLPGIDADIVDDSGKSLPPGVKGHFVCRRPFPGLTPTLWKDDERYVRDYWSRIPNCYYTGDAAERDEDGYFYFAGRMDEVIKIAGHRVGTIEVESVILNHPAVAEAAVVGRPDELRGEVASAFVVLKSGHQADEQLKGELVQLVRKELGPIIVMDVNFVNVLPKTRSGKIMRRLIKAVLTNQPLGDYSTIEDEVSIKEIESAAEELKRSLASTI
- the thsA gene encoding thermosome subunit alpha; amino-acid sequence: MKAEGLDDASISRENVLRRGAKCVKGLDARRSNIYIAASIKELIKGSLGPEGRDKLIVNPKEGPALTSDGYIMLRRMKELADHPVVNILYEATFAMKNEYGDGKKSILILAGELLKKAYTMIGKKIHPAIIVEGYSKAASKALEALREMSEPLSTHDVDGLRSLAKTAMCGGLSDVEAERLAELAAHTIQRLSFGSSKASSLELDMVKLISIPGGAVSDSELVEGVVIKNDVLHQNMPRRVENAGIALMTMPLEMKKVTYTHDGAKLEILTPENWTQFLDEERKCMLGLVEALEKAGAKLVLTQWDIDNYVQYELAERGIMAAERVKEEDLLLVAKATDAKLIKEQGAVSPEFIGFAGLVEEKRVQGTRPAERRWIFIRNCRNPRSATIIVRGVVEERNKEVGRSLKNALRVLKAFLEEGAIVGGAGSTEMELSFRLRSWARGLPGKEQIAALAFADALEEIPAILAENLGLDPLETVMKLRAEHHAGKKWAGVDARKRTICEDVLKEGIIEPYPLKAQVIKTAAEISTLLLRIDDQIYASRSREARKPREIPQDKR